In Desulfofundulus kuznetsovii DSM 6115, the following are encoded in one genomic region:
- a CDS encoding YlbF family regulator, producing the protein MSVIAKARELGEEIARSQELAAMIQAQQAMLQDPAAKQIIDEFHQKQRFLQMIQTQGLELTESQKADVEDLEKRMMDNPLITEFFRAQHNFEQLLEEINQIISDAISGGQHSCSDESCSCCCGCEV; encoded by the coding sequence GTGTCTGTAATCGCAAAGGCCCGGGAACTGGGAGAAGAAATTGCCCGCTCCCAGGAGTTGGCGGCCATGATCCAGGCCCAGCAGGCTATGCTGCAGGATCCTGCCGCCAAGCAAATCATCGATGAATTTCATCAAAAGCAGCGGTTCCTGCAAATGATCCAGACCCAGGGCCTGGAACTTACGGAAAGCCAGAAGGCCGATGTGGAAGATCTGGAAAAGCGCATGATGGATAACCCGTTGATTACGGAATTTTTCCGTGCTCAACACAACTTCGAACAGTTACTGGAAGAAATCAACCAGATCATTAGCGATGCCATTTCCGGCGGCCAGCATTCCTGTTCCGATGAAAGCTGCAGTTGCTGCTGCGGCTGTGAGGTCTAG